From the Acidobacteriota bacterium genome, one window contains:
- a CDS encoding carbon-nitrogen hydrolase yields MNLASKFSVGLVQMTATPDSDENVRRAVSFVEEAAKLGAQVVCLPELFRSQYFCQREDAALFDLAETVPGPSTQALGRIARERNITVIAPIFERRAAGLYHNSAAIIDAEGNVSGIYRKMHIPDDPAYYEKFYFTPGDLGFRAFDTPVGKIGTLICWDQWYPEGARLTALRGASILFYPTAIGWHPHEKEVYGTAQHDAWRTVQRGHAIANGVYVAAVNRVGHEKPSDGGAGIEFWGSSFLCDPFGIVIAEGSTDREEVLIGEVDTARIEEVRRNWPFLRDRRIDAYAGIDQRFLDVIEGNE; encoded by the coding sequence ATGAACTTAGCGAGCAAGTTTAGCGTTGGCCTCGTCCAAATGACCGCGACCCCGGACTCCGATGAAAACGTTCGTCGCGCCGTCTCATTTGTTGAAGAAGCCGCCAAACTCGGCGCACAAGTTGTATGCTTGCCCGAGCTTTTTCGCTCCCAGTACTTCTGCCAGCGTGAAGACGCGGCGCTGTTCGATCTCGCGGAGACTGTGCCGGGGCCTTCGACGCAAGCGCTTGGAAGAATCGCTCGCGAGAGAAATATCACAGTCATCGCGCCGATCTTCGAGCGCCGGGCGGCCGGGCTATATCACAACAGCGCCGCGATCATTGACGCTGAAGGGAACGTCTCGGGCATCTATCGCAAGATGCACATTCCGGACGACCCTGCCTATTACGAGAAGTTCTACTTCACGCCGGGCGATCTCGGCTTTCGGGCTTTCGACACACCGGTGGGAAAGATCGGCACGTTGATCTGCTGGGACCAGTGGTATCCCGAAGGCGCGAGGCTGACCGCGCTTCGAGGCGCAAGCATACTGTTCTATCCGACGGCGATCGGATGGCATCCCCACGAGAAGGAAGTCTACGGGACGGCGCAGCACGATGCCTGGCGAACGGTTCAGCGCGGGCATGCGATCGCCAACGGGGTCTATGTCGCCGCGGTGAATCGGGTCGGCCACGAGAAGCCTTCAGATGGCGGAGCGGGGATAGAGTTTTGGGGGTCGTCTTTTCTGTGCGATCCGTTCGGGATCGTGATTGCGGAAGGCTCGACTGACCGCGAAGAGGTTTTGATCGGTGAAGTAGATACTGCTCGAATTGAAGAAGTGCGGCGTAATTGGCCCTTCCTGCGCGACCGGCGCATAGACGCTTACGCCGGGATCGATCAGCGATTTCTTGACGTCATCGAAGGTAACGAATGA